The following coding sequences lie in one Klebsiella huaxiensis genomic window:
- a CDS encoding SmdB family multidrug efflux ABC transporter permease/ATP-binding protein, which produces MRSFTQLWPTLKRLLAYGSPWRKQLMIAVAVMWVAAVAEVSGPLLISYFIDNMVAKNSLPLKLVSGLAVAYLGLQLLAAGLHYCQSLLFNRAAVGVVQQLRSDVMDAALRQPLSEFDTQPVGQLISRVTNDTEVIRDLYVTVVATVLRSAALIGAMLVAMFSLDWRMALVAIAIFPAVLIVMMIYQRYSTPIVRRVRAWLADINDGFNEVINGMGVIQQFRQQARFGERMREASYAHYLARMQTLRLDGFLLRPLLSLFSSLILCGLLMLFGFSSSGTIEVGVLYAFISYLGRLNEPLIELTTQQSMLQQAVVAGERVFELMDKPRQTWGEDSEPLRSGAISIENLSFAYRDDSLVLQDINLDIPSRSFVALVGHTGSGKSTLASLMMGYYPLTKGEIRIDGRPLSSLSHSALRQGIAMVQQDPVVLADTFYANVTLGRDISEEQVWEALEAVQLAELAREMEDGIYTQLGEQGNNLSVGQKQLLALARVLVDTPQVLILDEATANIDSGTEQAIQQALARVREHTTLVVIAHRLSTIVEADTILVLHRSQAVERGNHQQLLAAKGRYWQMYQLQLAGEELAASVQEESLIA; this is translated from the coding sequence GTGCGTAGTTTCACTCAACTCTGGCCGACGTTAAAACGCCTGCTGGCCTACGGTTCCCCGTGGCGGAAACAGCTGATGATTGCCGTTGCCGTCATGTGGGTAGCGGCGGTGGCGGAGGTCAGCGGCCCGCTGCTGATCAGCTACTTCATCGATAATATGGTGGCAAAGAATTCTCTGCCGCTGAAGCTGGTTAGCGGTCTTGCGGTGGCCTATCTTGGCTTGCAACTTCTGGCTGCGGGCCTGCATTACTGCCAGTCTCTGTTGTTTAACCGCGCAGCGGTTGGCGTCGTGCAGCAACTGCGTAGTGACGTGATGGATGCCGCACTGCGCCAGCCGCTCAGCGAGTTTGATACTCAACCGGTGGGGCAGCTTATTTCGCGAGTCACCAACGATACCGAGGTGATCCGCGATCTGTACGTGACCGTGGTGGCAACGGTGTTGCGTAGCGCCGCGCTGATTGGCGCGATGCTGGTGGCGATGTTCAGCCTTGACTGGCGGATGGCGCTGGTGGCGATCGCTATCTTCCCGGCAGTGCTGATCGTGATGATGATTTATCAACGCTACAGTACGCCGATCGTCAGACGCGTCCGCGCCTGGCTGGCGGATATCAACGATGGATTCAACGAAGTAATTAACGGCATGGGCGTTATCCAGCAGTTCCGCCAGCAGGCGCGGTTCGGCGAGCGGATGCGCGAAGCCAGCTATGCGCACTACCTGGCGCGAATGCAAACTTTGCGCCTTGACGGTTTCCTGTTACGCCCGCTGCTGAGCCTGTTCTCTTCGTTAATTCTCTGCGGCCTGCTGATGCTATTTGGCTTTAGCAGTAGCGGAACGATTGAGGTTGGGGTTTTGTACGCTTTTATTAGCTATCTTGGCCGACTGAACGAGCCGCTCATTGAGCTGACGACCCAGCAGTCAATGCTGCAGCAGGCGGTTGTTGCGGGCGAGCGCGTCTTCGAACTGATGGATAAACCGCGTCAGACGTGGGGAGAGGATAGCGAGCCGCTGCGCAGCGGTGCGATTAGTATTGAAAATCTCTCTTTTGCCTACCGCGACGATAGCCTGGTGTTGCAGGATATCAATCTCGATATCCCGTCCCGCAGCTTTGTGGCGCTGGTCGGTCATACTGGCAGCGGCAAAAGTACTCTGGCTAGCCTGATGATGGGCTACTACCCGTTGACCAAAGGTGAAATTCGTATCGATGGCCGTCCGCTCTCTTCATTAAGCCACAGCGCGTTGCGTCAGGGGATTGCGATGGTGCAGCAGGACCCTGTGGTGTTGGCCGATACCTTCTATGCCAACGTTACTCTCGGTCGTGACATCAGCGAAGAGCAGGTTTGGGAGGCGCTGGAAGCGGTGCAGTTGGCAGAGCTGGCCCGCGAAATGGAAGACGGGATTTATACGCAACTGGGCGAGCAGGGGAACAATCTCTCCGTTGGTCAGAAGCAGCTGCTGGCGCTGGCGCGGGTGCTGGTTGATACCCCGCAGGTGCTGATCCTTGATGAAGCAACGGCCAATATCGACTCAGGTACTGAGCAGGCGATCCAGCAGGCCCTGGCGCGGGTTCGCGAGCACACTACGCTTGTCGTTATCGCCCACCGTTTATCGACCATCGTTGAGGCCGATACTATCCTGGTGCTGCATCGCAGCCAGGCAGTAGAGCGCGGGAATCATCAACAGCTGCTGGCGGCAAAAGGTCGTTACTGGCAGATGTACCAGCTGCAGCTGGCTGGCGAAGAGCTGGCGGCCAGCGTGCAGGAAGAGTCGCTTATTGCCTGA
- a CDS encoding SmdA family multidrug ABC transporter permease/ATP-binding protein encodes MRLFAQLSWYFRREWRRYLGAIALLIIIAILQLVPPKVVGIVVDGVTKQHYTAEKVWMWIGLLVVIAVMVYLLRYVWRVLLFGASYQLAVELREDFYRQLSRQHPAFYLRHRTGDLIARATNDVDRVVFAAGEGVLTLVDSMVMGCAVLIVMSTQISWQLTLLALLPMPIMALAIKRNGDALHERFRVAQAAFSSLNDRTQESLTSIRMIKAFGLEERQSAQFAADAADTGTKNMRVARIDARFDPTIYIAIGTANLLAIGGGSWMVLQGNMTLGQLTSFIMYLGLMIWPMLALAWMFNIVERGSAAYSRIRTMLEEAPVVKDGSEPAPEGRGTLNVTVREFIYPQAHKSSLEKVNFTLQPGQMLGICGPTGAGKSTILALIQRHFDVTDGDICFHGVPLTRLQLDRWRARLAVVNQTPFLFSDTVASNIALGRPDATQEQIEHVARLASVHEDILRLPQGYNTEVGERGVMLSGGQKQRISIARALLLEAEILILDDALSAVDGRTEHQILHNLRQWGEGRTVIISAHRLSALTEASEILVMQHGHVAQRGRHEALAAQPGWYRDMYRYQQLEAALDDVVQEHEEVTGA; translated from the coding sequence TTGCGATTATTTGCTCAACTTAGCTGGTATTTCCGCCGGGAGTGGCGTCGTTACCTCGGCGCTATTGCTCTGCTGATCATCATAGCCATCCTGCAACTGGTGCCGCCGAAAGTGGTCGGCATCGTGGTTGATGGCGTCACGAAACAACATTACACCGCGGAAAAGGTGTGGATGTGGATCGGCCTGCTGGTGGTTATTGCGGTAATGGTTTACCTGCTGCGCTACGTCTGGCGCGTGCTGCTGTTCGGTGCTTCCTATCAGCTGGCTGTCGAACTGCGTGAAGATTTCTATCGCCAGCTCAGTCGTCAGCATCCGGCTTTTTACCTGCGTCATCGCACCGGGGACCTGATTGCCCGGGCGACTAACGACGTTGACCGGGTAGTTTTCGCCGCGGGGGAAGGCGTGTTGACGTTAGTTGACTCCATGGTGATGGGCTGCGCGGTGCTGATTGTGATGTCCACGCAAATCAGCTGGCAGTTAACCCTGCTGGCGCTGCTGCCGATGCCGATTATGGCGCTGGCAATTAAGCGTAACGGTGATGCGCTACATGAGCGCTTTCGCGTAGCGCAGGCGGCATTCTCCAGCCTGAACGATCGTACTCAGGAGAGTCTCACCAGCATCCGTATGATCAAAGCCTTTGGCCTTGAAGAACGGCAATCGGCGCAGTTCGCTGCCGATGCCGCGGATACCGGGACGAAAAATATGCGCGTGGCGCGCATTGATGCTCGCTTTGACCCGACGATCTATATTGCGATTGGCACCGCCAACCTGCTGGCGATCGGTGGCGGTAGCTGGATGGTGCTGCAAGGCAACATGACCCTGGGTCAGCTTACCAGCTTTATTATGTACCTTGGACTGATGATTTGGCCGATGCTGGCGCTGGCGTGGATGTTTAATATCGTCGAGCGCGGGAGTGCTGCCTATTCGCGCATTCGTACCATGCTGGAAGAGGCTCCGGTAGTTAAAGACGGAAGCGAACCTGCACCTGAAGGACGCGGTACGCTCAACGTAACCGTTCGCGAATTTATCTATCCGCAGGCGCATAAATCCTCACTGGAAAAGGTCAACTTTACGCTACAGCCTGGTCAAATGCTGGGAATATGTGGGCCGACGGGTGCCGGTAAAAGTACCATTCTGGCGTTGATTCAGCGTCATTTCGATGTAACCGATGGGGATATCTGTTTCCACGGCGTTCCTCTGACCCGACTCCAGTTGGATCGCTGGCGCGCCCGGCTGGCGGTGGTGAATCAGACCCCGTTTTTATTTTCCGATACCGTCGCCAGCAATATCGCGCTGGGTAGACCGGACGCTACGCAGGAGCAAATCGAACACGTTGCGCGTCTCGCCAGCGTACATGAGGATATTCTGCGCCTGCCACAGGGATATAACACCGAGGTTGGTGAGCGCGGCGTGATGCTTTCTGGTGGGCAGAAGCAGCGCATTTCCATAGCCCGCGCGCTGCTGCTGGAGGCCGAGATCCTGATTCTTGATGATGCGCTATCGGCAGTGGATGGCCGTACGGAGCATCAAATTTTGCATAACCTGCGACAGTGGGGTGAGGGGAGAACGGTAATCATCAGCGCCCATCGCTTATCGGCGTTGACTGAGGCCAGCGAGATTCTGGTGATGCAACATGGGCACGTGGCCCAACGTGGTCGCCACGAAGCCCTTGCAGCACAGCCGGGCTGGTATCGCGATATGTATCGCTATCAGCAGCTCGAAGCGGCGCTGGATGATGTTGTGCAGGAGCACGAGGAGGTCACCGGTGCGTAG
- a CDS encoding Lrp/AsnC family transcriptional regulator, translating into MLDKIDRKLLSLLQTDCTLSLQALADAVNLTTTPCWKRLKRLEDEGILRGRVALLDAEKVGLGLTAFVLIKTQHHSSDWYCRFVSEVTQMAEVLGFWRMAGEYDYLLRVQVADMKNYDNFYKRLVNSVPGLSDVTSSFAMEQIKYTTALPID; encoded by the coding sequence ATGTTAGATAAAATTGACCGAAAGCTGCTTTCTCTACTACAAACCGACTGCACCCTCTCTTTGCAGGCGCTGGCTGATGCCGTTAATCTGACCACCACGCCCTGCTGGAAACGCCTGAAACGTCTGGAAGACGAAGGTATTCTCCGCGGGCGAGTCGCTCTGCTGGATGCTGAAAAGGTTGGACTTGGCCTGACGGCGTTTGTGCTGATTAAGACTCAGCACCACAGTAGCGACTGGTACTGCCGTTTTGTCAGCGAGGTCACGCAAATGGCGGAGGTCCTCGGCTTCTGGCGTATGGCGGGGGAATATGACTACCTGCTGCGGGTTCAGGTCGCTGACATGAAAAACTATGACAATTTTTATAAACGTCTGGTTAACAGCGTACCGGGCCTGTCGGATGTCACTTCGAGTTTCGCCATGGAACAGATAAAATACACCACAGCCTTGCCTATTGATTAA
- a CDS encoding PLP-dependent cysteine synthase family protein yields the protein MNSAWVKHAISEINADYQRSADTHLIRLALPGFTGIQIYLKDESTHPTGSLKHRLARSLFLYGLCNGWIKEGTTIIESSSGSTAVSEAYFARLLGLPFIAVMPSCTAKRKIEQIEFYGGRCHFVDSACEIYAASETLARELNGHYMDQFTFAERATDWRGNNNIADSIFRQMTHEPHPQPSYIVMSAGTGGTSATIGRYIRSQGCDTRLMVVDPQNSVFIDYWQSRDASLRSPVGSKIEGIGRPRVEPSFIPDVVDEMLRVPDAASVATALWLETLLGRKVGASTGTNMWGVLQLAVRMREEGRTGSIVTLLCDSGERYLESYYNPQWVAANIGDIAPWQAKIAEMLHVK from the coding sequence ATGAACAGCGCCTGGGTAAAACACGCGATTAGTGAAATTAATGCCGATTATCAGCGTTCCGCCGACACGCACCTTATTCGTCTGGCGCTGCCGGGATTCACCGGGATTCAAATCTACCTTAAAGATGAGAGTACTCACCCAACCGGTAGCCTGAAGCATCGTCTGGCGCGTTCGCTGTTTCTCTATGGCCTGTGCAATGGCTGGATTAAAGAAGGGACGACGATTATTGAGTCCTCTTCGGGTTCGACTGCCGTTTCGGAAGCCTACTTCGCTCGACTGTTGGGCCTGCCGTTTATTGCCGTTATGCCCTCATGCACCGCAAAGCGCAAAATTGAGCAAATTGAGTTCTACGGCGGCCGCTGCCACTTTGTTGATAGCGCCTGCGAAATCTATGCCGCGTCCGAAACGCTGGCTCGCGAGCTGAACGGTCATTATATGGATCAGTTTACCTTTGCCGAGCGCGCCACCGACTGGCGGGGCAACAATAATATCGCCGACAGTATCTTCCGTCAGATGACCCATGAACCGCACCCGCAGCCGTCATATATCGTGATGAGCGCGGGCACCGGCGGCACCTCGGCCACCATTGGCCGCTACATTCGCAGCCAGGGTTGCGATACCAGGCTGATGGTGGTTGACCCGCAAAACTCCGTATTCATAGATTACTGGCAAAGCCGCGATGCCAGCCTGCGCAGCCCGGTCGGTAGCAAAATTGAAGGTATTGGTCGTCCGCGCGTCGAACCTTCATTTATTCCCGATGTGGTCGACGAGATGCTGCGCGTGCCGGATGCCGCCAGCGTCGCCACCGCGCTGTGGTTGGAAACGCTGCTCGGGCGTAAGGTCGGGGCGTCAACCGGCACCAATATGTGGGGCGTACTGCAACTGGCCGTACGTATGCGAGAAGAAGGCCGCACTGGCTCCATCGTCACGTTACTGTGCGACAGCGGCGAACGCTACCTGGAGAGCTATTACAACCCGCAGTGGGTAGCAGCCAATATCGGCGATATCGCCCCATGGCAGGCAAAAATCGCCGAAATGCTCCACGTAAAATAA
- the cof gene encoding HMP-PP phosphatase, producing the protein MARLAAFDMDGTLLMPDHRLGEKTLSTLKRLRDRDITLTFATGRHALEMRHVIGEFSLDAFLITGNGTRIHSLEGEELHRRDLAPEVAEEVLHSAWETTASMHIFNDNGWFTGREIPEMLKAHVYSGFHYQLRDPKRMPAHQVTKICFCGDHDNLRRLRIQLNEALGASAHLCFSAMDCLEVLPTGCNKGSALAVLSQHLGLTLQDCMAFGDAMNDREMLGSVGRGVIMGNAMAQLKAQLPHLPIIGDCRHQAVSHFLTHWLDNPDLPYSPE; encoded by the coding sequence ATGGCAAGACTGGCTGCATTTGATATGGACGGTACGTTACTGATGCCGGACCATCGTCTGGGAGAAAAAACGCTTTCGACGCTCAAACGCCTGCGCGATCGTGATATCACCCTGACGTTTGCTACCGGTCGCCATGCGCTGGAAATGCGCCATGTTATTGGTGAGTTCTCGCTTGATGCGTTTCTCATTACTGGTAACGGAACGCGCATTCACTCTCTGGAGGGAGAAGAGCTGCATCGTCGCGATCTCGCCCCGGAAGTGGCGGAAGAGGTATTGCATAGTGCCTGGGAAACGACAGCCAGCATGCATATCTTTAATGACAATGGCTGGTTTACCGGGCGCGAAATCCCTGAAATGCTGAAGGCGCATGTCTATAGCGGCTTCCATTATCAGCTTCGCGATCCGAAACGCATGCCAGCGCATCAGGTAACCAAGATCTGCTTCTGTGGCGATCATGACAATCTGCGCCGGTTGCGGATCCAACTGAATGAAGCGCTGGGGGCTAGCGCGCATTTGTGTTTTTCGGCAATGGATTGCCTGGAAGTGCTGCCGACAGGGTGTAACAAAGGTTCTGCGCTGGCGGTGCTGAGCCAGCATCTCGGCCTGACGTTGCAGGACTGCATGGCGTTTGGTGACGCTATGAACGACCGGGAAATGCTTGGCAGCGTCGGGCGCGGTGTGATTATGGGCAATGCCATGGCTCAACTCAAAGCACAGTTACCTCATCTACCGATCATTGGCGACTGCCGCCATCAGGCGGTCTCCCACTTTTTGACGCATTGGCTGGATAATCCTGATCTTCCTTATTCCCCCGAATAG
- a CDS encoding SgrR family transcriptional regulator, which yields MRLLNRLNQYQRLWQPSQGEPQQVTVGELAERCFCSERHIRTLLRQAQEAGWLSWQASSGRGKRGRLQFYKAPETLRNEMMEQALNKGQQQNALELAQLAPVELKALLYPFLGGQWQNNTPTLRIPYYRPLEPLRPGFLPGRAEQHLAGQIFSGLTRFDALSTGPMGDLAHHWEVSPDGLRWNFYIRSTLFWHNGDPVETSQLRQQLLMLLELPALRTLFASISEISVPHAQCLTITLLRADFWLPFRLASYCSVLAHPDDPAIGSGPFRLKLFSPDLVRLENHPRYHLSHPLIQAVEFWITPQLFEQDLGTSCRHPVQITIGDPDELTNLRQVSNSISLGFCYLTLRQSHRLSKAQAQRLVSLIHHSSLLETLPLDEDLIAPSNELLPGWSIPQGPENLDISLPEKLTLLYHLPVELHAMAEQLRQRLATLGCELTIIFHDAKNWDGCQQLAKADLMMGDRLIGEAPEYTLEQWLRCDALWPNLLTGAQYAHLQATLDAVQALPDEHSRNEALRNVFNNLMDDAIMTPLFNYNYRISAPPGVNGLRLNARGWFDFASAWLPASTP from the coding sequence ATGAGGCTATTAAACCGTCTAAATCAGTACCAGCGCCTCTGGCAACCCTCTCAAGGCGAGCCGCAGCAGGTCACCGTTGGCGAACTGGCGGAACGCTGTTTTTGCAGCGAGCGCCATATTCGTACGCTGTTGCGCCAGGCACAGGAGGCAGGTTGGTTAAGCTGGCAGGCCAGCTCCGGGCGCGGAAAACGCGGGCGACTCCAGTTTTATAAAGCGCCGGAGACGCTGCGCAATGAAATGATGGAGCAGGCGTTAAATAAAGGGCAGCAGCAGAATGCACTTGAACTTGCCCAGCTTGCACCGGTGGAACTCAAAGCGCTGCTCTATCCTTTTCTCGGGGGGCAATGGCAAAACAATACGCCCACGCTACGTATTCCTTACTATCGCCCGCTGGAACCTCTGCGCCCTGGTTTTTTACCCGGACGGGCTGAACAACATCTGGCCGGACAGATTTTTTCTGGCCTGACCCGATTTGATGCACTAAGTACCGGTCCAATGGGAGATTTAGCGCACCATTGGGAAGTCTCGCCTGATGGCCTACGCTGGAATTTTTATATCCGCTCCACGCTATTCTGGCATAACGGCGATCCTGTTGAGACATCACAACTACGCCAGCAGCTACTCATGCTATTGGAACTCCCCGCGCTGCGAACGCTATTCGCCAGTATCAGCGAGATTAGCGTCCCCCACGCCCAATGCCTGACAATCACCCTGCTCCGGGCAGATTTTTGGCTGCCGTTTCGCCTGGCGAGTTACTGTAGCGTACTGGCACATCCGGACGATCCGGCCATTGGTAGCGGGCCCTTCCGCCTAAAACTATTTAGCCCGGACCTGGTGAGACTAGAAAACCATCCGCGTTATCACCTCAGCCATCCTTTGATTCAGGCCGTTGAATTCTGGATCACACCGCAGTTATTTGAGCAGGATCTGGGCACCAGCTGCCGTCATCCAGTACAGATAACGATTGGCGACCCCGACGAGTTAACCAATTTACGACAAGTCAGCAATAGTATTAGCCTTGGTTTTTGCTATCTGACTCTGCGCCAGAGTCACCGCTTAAGCAAAGCGCAAGCTCAGCGGCTGGTGTCGTTAATTCATCATTCATCGCTACTGGAAACCCTCCCCCTGGACGAAGACCTGATCGCTCCCAGCAATGAGTTACTGCCCGGCTGGTCTATTCCACAAGGGCCGGAAAATCTTGATATATCGCTGCCAGAAAAACTCACCCTGCTCTATCATCTTCCCGTAGAGCTTCATGCCATGGCAGAGCAGCTCAGGCAACGACTGGCGACATTAGGCTGCGAGTTAACAATTATTTTTCACGATGCTAAAAACTGGGATGGTTGCCAGCAGCTTGCGAAAGCGGATCTGATGATGGGCGATCGTCTGATAGGCGAAGCGCCTGAGTACACGCTGGAACAGTGGTTACGCTGCGACGCACTGTGGCCTAATTTGTTGACCGGAGCACAATATGCCCACTTACAGGCCACTCTCGATGCCGTGCAGGCGCTACCGGACGAACACAGCCGCAACGAAGCGTTGCGCAATGTGTTTAACAACCTGATGGATGACGCCATCATGACGCCGCTATTTAATTATAATTATCGTATTAGCGCTCCGCCGGGTGTCAACGGCCTGCGTCTGAACGCTCGCGGCTGGTTTGATTTTGCCAGCGCCTGGCTCCCGGCATCAACGCCGTGA
- the queC gene encoding 7-cyano-7-deazaguanine synthase QueC, giving the protein MKRAVVVFSGGQDSTTCLVQALQQYDEVHCVTFDYGQRHRAEIDVARELAMKLGAVAHKVLDVTLLNELAISSLTRDSIPVPDYEPDANGIPNTFVPGRNILFLTLTAIYAYQVKAKAIITGVCETDFSGYPDCRDEFVKALHHAVSLGMAKDIRFETPLMWLNKAETWALADYWGQLDLVRQETLTCYNGIKGDGCGQCAACHLRANGLNQYQADKPGIMTVMKRKTGLE; this is encoded by the coding sequence ATGAAACGCGCCGTAGTTGTCTTCAGTGGAGGACAGGATTCGACGACCTGCCTGGTGCAGGCTCTGCAACAGTATGATGAAGTGCATTGCGTCACGTTTGATTATGGCCAACGCCATCGCGCCGAGATTGATGTCGCTCGTGAGCTGGCGATGAAACTGGGGGCGGTCGCCCACAAAGTGCTGGATGTCACCCTGCTTAACGAACTGGCGATCAGTAGTTTAACTCGCGATAGCATCCCGGTACCGGATTATGAACCGGATGCCAACGGCATCCCCAACACCTTCGTTCCCGGACGCAACATTCTATTTTTAACTCTGACAGCGATTTACGCCTATCAGGTTAAGGCCAAAGCGATTATTACCGGCGTTTGCGAGACCGACTTTTCTGGCTACCCGGACTGTCGAGATGAGTTCGTAAAAGCGCTACACCACGCGGTCAGCCTGGGAATGGCAAAGGATATCCGTTTTGAGACGCCGCTGATGTGGCTGAATAAAGCCGAGACCTGGGCCCTGGCCGATTATTGGGGTCAGTTAGATCTGGTGCGCCAGGAAACCCTGACCTGCTATAACGGCATTAAAGGCGACGGCTGCGGACAATGCGCCGCCTGTCATCTTCGCGCTAACGGGTTGAATCAATATCAGGCTGATAAGCCGGGTATTATGACGGTGATGAAGCGCAAAACAGGGCTGGAGTAA
- a CDS encoding YbgC/FadM family acyl-CoA thioesterase, with product MQTQIKVRGYHLDVYQHVNNARYLEFLEEARWDGLENSAAFHWMTAYNIAFVVVNININYRRPAVLGDVLTVTSKLEQLNGKSGTLSQVVTLNPNGEVVADALITFVCIDLKTQKALPLEGELREKLDQMNLR from the coding sequence ATGCAGACACAAATCAAAGTTCGTGGCTATCATCTGGATGTTTACCAGCATGTGAATAATGCGCGTTATCTGGAGTTTCTCGAAGAGGCGCGCTGGGATGGGCTGGAAAATAGCGCTGCCTTTCACTGGATGACCGCGTACAACATCGCCTTCGTAGTGGTGAACATCAATATCAACTATCGCCGACCGGCGGTATTGGGTGATGTTCTTACCGTCACCAGCAAGCTGGAGCAGTTGAATGGGAAAAGCGGGACGTTAAGCCAGGTCGTGACCCTGAACCCTAATGGAGAAGTGGTCGCTGATGCGCTCATCACCTTTGTCTGCATTGATTTAAAAACGCAGAAAGCGCTGCCGCTTGAAGGTGAACTACGTGAGAAGCTTGATCAGATGAATTTACGCTAA
- a CDS encoding helix-hairpin-helix domain-containing protein, whose protein sequence is MKRGMRTLIAAAVLVCAAGSQVVLAAPLSAKASATTSKESVQAPQVKAPDAINAADSEGTRVSINNASAEELAQALNGVGIKKAQAIVSYREEYGPFKTVDDLKQVPGMGNSLVERNLSHLKL, encoded by the coding sequence ATGAAACGAGGAATGAGAACGCTTATTGCCGCCGCCGTACTGGTTTGCGCGGCGGGGAGTCAGGTGGTTTTAGCCGCGCCTTTGAGTGCTAAAGCGTCGGCGACGACGAGTAAGGAGAGTGTGCAAGCGCCGCAGGTGAAAGCCCCTGATGCGATAAACGCGGCTGATAGTGAAGGAACCAGGGTGAGTATTAATAACGCCAGTGCAGAAGAACTCGCCCAGGCTTTGAATGGCGTTGGCATAAAGAAAGCGCAGGCTATCGTGAGCTATCGCGAGGAATACGGACCGTTTAAAACCGTTGACGATCTTAAACAGGTTCCGGGGATGGGCAACTCGCTGGTGGAGAGAAATCTGTCTCATCTGAAGCTATAA